CATTATCCCAAACAGGGATTCCATGAGCTTGGTGAAAGAACTCAGGCTCAAAATGATTTGAAATGGCCAGAACAGCAGCTCGAAATGCTGAAGACAACTTGTTGTAGCCAATGACCTGAGACAAAGGATGAGTGGTGACAAAAGAGACTTTAGCAAACTTAGATAAATTGGTAGAAGCAAGATAGCAATGATACTCATTCAAATATGATGGTTTATTGACTGCTCTTCCTGATCTGGTATGAGAAAAAATATTAGATGACAAATCTGGTGTAACATTCAGATCAGTAGGAACAATCGGCTCAACAAAATCAGGTTGAGACAACTCACCTGATGTAGGAACAGGAGAAGATTGAGACAAAAACTAATCAGAAAAATGATTAGAAGAGTTGAGTGGAGAGACTTCCCCTGATACAATACCTGGTGCAGAAGAATTCGAAGGTTCTGTAACATCTGGTGCAACACCTGGTGCAAGAACAGTCGAATAATCTGCCATTTCTGGTGCAGTGTGTGGTGAGTGAGCAAAAAAATTCTCATAGGCAGGGGGGATACCTCCAGTGGAAACAAATGGAAAAATATgctcataaaaataaacatctcGAGAGATAATAGTGAGATttttgttcaaatcaggcaattTGTAACCTTTGACACCTGGAGGATATCCTAAAAAAAATGCAAGGGGCAGACCTAGGTGAGAATTTTGACCTTGATTGACTCAAAGTAGAGGCATAAGCTAGACACTTAAAGGCTTTTAAATGGTCATAAGCTGGTTCTTTAGAATGAAGAATAGCATAAGGTGTCTTATTTTTTAGATTAGGTGTAGGTGTTCTATTGATTAAATAGGCTGCAGTAGCCACACAATCTCCCCAATACACCAAAGGAATGTAGGATTGAAAGAGTAAATGCTGGTGCTTTCTCTCAACAACAGAGTTTGTTGAGGTCTTTGCACACAAGAATGATAATGCATAATCCCAAGTTCATTGAACAAGTCTTTGAACTGTAATTCTTTGGCATTATCAGACCTCATACCCTTAATGGTCTTACCAAACTGATTTTGAACAAGAGTAATGAATTGGGGTATAGCATGCTGAGCATCAGACTTTTGTTTGATGAGCTTGATCCATGTATATCTGGAACAATCATCAACAATGGTAATGAAGTACTTATACCCTTCAATGGTACAAGTATTATAAGGGCCCCAAATGTCAACATGAATAAGATCAAAGCACTTTTCAGCAATATTATGATTTGAAATGAAAGGAAGTTTCTTTTGTTTGGCATAATGACAAATAGAGCAATGAAACAAAGAATTAGAATCAACATGAAATTTCAAAGCTTTATTCAATGGATGAGTTTTTACACAAGATGGATGGCCCAATCTATAGTGCCAAACGGTTTCATTAGACATCTTAGAATCTGAAAAGGATGGAGAAACAAAAACAAGATTTTTATTACAGCTTTGATCACAATTCAAGTAGTATAGATTGTCAAGTTTTCTACCCATCCCAATCACCTTAGTCTTGGAAGTGTCCTGAATGACACAATCATCATCAGAAAACAAGAAAGTGCAATTAGTTGTGGCTGTTAATGAATTGACAGACAACAAATTACACTTAAAGGTAGGCACATATAGAACATTTTCAAGAATAAGTTCAGGACTCAAGTGAACTGTTCCTATGCAAGAAATCTCTGCATGCAATCCATTAGGCATCAAAACAATTTTTAATTTGGTATTGATAGTGGTATTTTTGAACAAATGAAAATCATAACACACATGATGTGTTGATCCTGTGTCAACTATCCAATAAGAGCTATGAGTAGAGTTTTTCATACCAGAAAAGTGGGAGACAACAGGCTAATCTTCAGAGGCATTTTGAGTGTTGTTCTCAGTGGCCTTTTGAGCAAGAATAGCCATCAACTTTTGGCACTGGACACTCGACAAACTAGAGATAAGATCTCTTTCCATTGAAGGCTCCTCAGTCTTTCCTTCATCAGCACCTGAAAAGTTAACTCCTGCTGGTTTTCCAGCATTTCCTTTTGCATCACGATTAGGAAATTTTCCATGGTACTTATGTACAGGAGGATATCCATTCAGCTTGTAGCATCTCTCAATCGAGTGACCATTCATTCCAAAATGAGTACAATTGTACTtagatctgaaaggttgaacaACTCCAACAAACTGTCCATTACTTCCTGATGCTCCTTTATCTGACTCAGTGGAATTGCTGAATCCACTAGTCAAATTTCTCTGTCTTTCTTCTTGTATAACAGCAGCATACGCCTTGTTAACGCTTGGAAGAGGATCACGCATTAGAATCTGTGACCTAACCAGACTGTATGAATCATTTAATCCAACCAGAAATTCAAGTAATATGTCCTCTTCTTGATACTCTTGTATCACCTTCATTGCGCCACAAGAACAAACAGGTGGTGGACGAAACTCTCTTATCTGATCCCAAAGAGATTTCAAGTGAGTATAATACGTCGTAACAGTATTGGATCCTTGAGTAAGACTTTGCATCGTCTTCTTGGCTTCAAAGATGCGAGGAGCGTTCTTCTCATTGAATCGTTCGTGCAGCTCAGCCCAAATTTCTGCTGCATTATCATGATACATGATACTGTCAGCGATCTCATCAGAAAATCGCGTGCAAGATCCATGAAATCACGGTGCTATTGCATCGACACCAGCTAGCGTAGTCATCGTGATCTTCATCAGGCTGTGGTAACCTTCCATTGACGAACTTAAATTTGTTCCTAGCAACCAAGGCAATCAGCATCGATCTTCTCTAGGTGCTATAATTCTCACTGCCTTTGAGAATTTTAGGAACAAGAACAGCACCTGGATTATCTCCATTCGAAAGGAAGTAGGGATTCAACAAATCATTAGCAGTTGTTAATCTCGAATTTTCTCTAAGAACTGAGAACATATTCGAGTTAAGAGAGTTGTCTTCAGCTTCACGATTCGCTCGAGTATGGACTCCATTGCCACGACCTTGAGCTCCACCTCCTCGAGCCATTTCCACAAAACAGATAATCACAGATCAAAGAGAAACAAGATGAAGAATGACAAGAGCACATGAatcctgctctgataccataacaGCTCCAGTGAGCTAGAACAAGAAGAAAGCAAAACAGAGAAATCAGAGCAATTGTATTGAATGATCAAATCCATTACAAGACACCAATGTTTGCTACTTATACCAAGTAACAAAGAAGCAAAATGATACAGCAATTAACAGAAAAGTGACAGCTAAGCTAACTAACATCCTAACCGAATCCCAACTAACTCACAACTAACTCAACCAATCttgatacttttttttttattttataagaaaattatatttaatatattaaaagaaaaattagtttaattaattatattaatgtacAATTAAAGATAGTAAAAACTATAATTTTAGTAtattaaaatacaaattaagtctcattaattgattgaattttttttttttaattgatcaTAGTAttcattttataagtttaaatgGTGCGTTCATTTAGCACTACTTCATTCCGCTCGGGCGTCTCTTTGGAGAGTTTTTTCTTTCCAATCAATAAATATAGTGCGCTATTCATATTATTTCTGCTTGACCGGTACCAAGAACTCCATTTTCAATGAATTCTGGGTTTGGGATAATATTTTtctctattatttttaaaatttaaataatttcacggtagatttatttttttacttttcatattaattttttttatctttttaaaaaaattaaaggcattatttgaataatatttaactttaaaatacatgatttatttttttattaatttttattttgtattttcttaggattattgaattattaattacatgtctctaaaaaaatgtataaaagaATACAAccaaagtctataaatatatgttattattgattttttttttcattttttaatgaaatttaatttaattactacTTGAAAGTCTAAAAGTCTAAACTcttattttctatatttttttttttttaaaaaaaaaggaaataaagaatgaaaagaaaaacttttttttacatAAGTATAACACtatgaaatattattattattattattctttttttacaGTGATTCTTATCACTATTGttgataatataaatatataacctaaatattaaaatatatatagtaaaatTGAGATAGAAAAAAAAGGattcatcaaaaaataaaacaatattccaaattgaataataataacaataataaatagaTTAGAGAAGAGAATTTTCATTCATAATAAgaaaaagaacaagaagaatATGTGAACATCAATATTCTCTTTGCCAGCATAAAACTTGTAGTTTTTGTCTTGACACATAGAGTCTTGCTCGAAATCAATTTCTGCATATAATCATAGACCAcaaggctttttttttttttttttttttttttttttttaaaagtagaccattaagttttaatatatcacaataagaaaaataaattgaaacaaaattatggcattgcaaaaaaaattaccttaatataagattttattatttatcaaatgatctaatttttttgaaagatttcaaatataatataactTATAATAAAATGATGTAAATCAATGTcatgattaaaataagaaatagtTGAGAATAATTATATACATGAGCATTGttcactaaaatagtaaaaatatataaataatatatatgtgctctatatatttatatacctaAATGAAAGATTAAGTAAAAAATTATTGAGACAAATTTCATGATCAAAATAGATGATTCAAACTCATGATAATTAAGCTTAAGAGAGAGTATAATGGAGAGATAAAAAACTAGtagatatatataaaagaaattaagacataagacatgtatatatatatatagataaatagttgaataatgaaattaaatctaAACACATATTTATCATTGAGTTAGTTTTAGTGATAATCTTctaaagtaagaaaaaaaattatcaaatagcGCTTTActgtaaaatataaattagagaGATTTGTAAATGAATTTCCATTACCATTGACAAATAATCTGAAAAATGGAACATCAAGAATTAggagaaaaaattttaaaattaattgaatgCCAAGTAATATTgaactagaaaataaaaaataaaaaaataaaaaaaataaaaaaattcaaaattataagtGGACACAAAACTTCAATTTAGAGTATGAGACATTAATTCGCAATATAGAACTCGAACCAACAATCAAACAAACAAATCAAAACTGGATTAATAATGAACAattaaaaccaaaaaattaaaccagAAGAAAAATTACAGAAAAATAAAGTAAAGAACACAATATTATACAGGTTGTGCCAAAAAAAGGGTCTACTTCTTGTTACAAGCTCTTCTCCATTAAGATGATGAATTACAAGCTTGAATTGTTAAATGTACCCTAGAGAACAATTACAGATGACTTTCTCTTGAAACTCAACTCGAGTTCCAACTCCAAGAACACTGGTCT
This Cannabis sativa cultivar Pink pepper isolate KNU-18-1 chromosome 6, ASM2916894v1, whole genome shotgun sequence DNA region includes the following protein-coding sequences:
- the LOC133039353 gene encoding uncharacterized protein LOC133039353; this translates as MYHDNAAEIWAELHERFNEKNAPRIFEAKKTMQSLTQGSNTVTTYYTHLKSLWDQIREFRPPPVCSCGAMKVIQEYQEEDILLEFLVGLNDSYSLVRSQILMRDPLPSVNKAYAAVIQEERQRNLTSGFSNSTESDKGASGSNGQFVGVVQPFRSKYNCTHFGMNGHSIERCYKLNGYPPVHKYHGKFPNRDAKGNAGKPAGVNFSGADEGKTEEPSMERDLISSLSSVQCQKLMAILAQKATENNTQNASED